The Haloplanus salinarum genome includes a region encoding these proteins:
- a CDS encoding SHOCT domain-containing protein: MPGDDADPVVATVSLAVLALGFVAMAVDLPAFWIVWAVGFGAVVPALAYLRRDGGETDADAASRNDRDVDDALSTLRERYARGELSEAAFESKLTALLETETPERARERLRREGGDRDGPPTPEREPNRRSDADADAET, from the coding sequence GTGCCTGGGGACGATGCCGACCCGGTCGTCGCGACCGTCTCCCTCGCCGTCCTCGCCCTCGGGTTCGTGGCGATGGCGGTCGACCTGCCGGCGTTCTGGATCGTCTGGGCCGTCGGCTTCGGCGCCGTCGTCCCCGCGCTCGCGTATCTCCGGCGGGACGGCGGGGAGACGGACGCAGACGCCGCGTCGCGAAACGACCGCGACGTCGACGACGCGCTGTCGACCCTCCGCGAGCGGTACGCGCGCGGCGAACTCTCGGAGGCGGCGTTCGAGTCGAAGCTGACGGCGTTGCTGGAGACGGAGACGCCGGAGAGAGCGAGGGAGCGGCTCCGACGGGAGGGCGGGGACCGGGACGGTCCGCCGACCCCGGAGCGGGAGCCGAACCGGCGGTCCGACGCCGACGCCGACGCCGAGACATAG
- a CDS encoding protein sorting system archaetidylserine decarboxylase: MRLAPGARRYALPPLVAAVALAFVSPPLAALALALGGFVVHFFRDPDRSPPPRGVVAPADGRVSVVREEDGRLRVGVFMNVTDVHVLRAPRTGVVESLTHRPGAHRPAFSKDSDRNERVDVTLDTCECSMIAGWFARRIHPYVSTGEEVTRGDRIGHIAFGSRADVLLPPAYDRGDLLVAEGDAVRAGETVVALRAADD; the protein is encoded by the coding sequence GTGAGGCTGGCTCCCGGTGCCCGGCGGTACGCCCTCCCGCCGCTCGTCGCCGCGGTGGCGCTCGCGTTCGTCTCACCGCCCCTGGCCGCCCTGGCGCTCGCCCTCGGCGGGTTCGTCGTCCACTTCTTCCGCGACCCGGACCGGTCGCCGCCGCCGCGGGGCGTGGTCGCGCCCGCGGACGGCCGCGTCTCCGTCGTTCGCGAGGAGGACGGCCGCCTCCGCGTCGGCGTGTTCATGAACGTCACCGACGTCCACGTCCTCCGGGCGCCGCGGACGGGCGTCGTCGAGTCGCTAACCCACCGACCGGGCGCCCACCGCCCGGCCTTCAGCAAGGACTCGGACCGCAACGAGCGCGTGGACGTGACCCTCGACACCTGCGAGTGCTCGATGATCGCCGGCTGGTTCGCCCGCCGCATCCACCCCTACGTCTCGACGGGCGAGGAGGTGACCCGCGGCGACCGGATCGGCCACATCGCCTTCGGCAGTCGGGCCGACGTGCTCCTGCCGCCGGCCTACGACCGTGGGGACCTGCTCGTCGCCGAGGGCGACGCCGTGCGCGCCGGGGAGACGGTCGTGGCGCTCCGCGCGGCGGACGACTGA
- the rnz gene encoding ribonuclease Z, protein MRVTFLGTSGAVPTTQRAPSALLVNREGERFLFDCGEGTQRQMMRFGTGFDVSHIFVTHLHGDHILGIPGLIQSLDFNDRTDPLAIHVPPGARGEIESLVHAGGHRPGYPVRIHEVAPGSVAYDAEAFAVRTVETEHRTRSMGYALVEDDRPGRFDRERAEELGVPVGPKFGRLHEGESVELDDGRVIDPEQVVGEPRPGRRLVYTGDTRPVEAVVEAAADADLLIHDATFAADAAARARRTGHSTAREAAEVAARAGAKRLALTHISSRYAGEWERLERDAREVFDGECFVASDGQTVEVPYPE, encoded by the coding sequence ATGCGCGTGACGTTTCTGGGCACCAGCGGGGCCGTTCCGACGACACAGCGGGCGCCGAGTGCCCTCCTCGTCAACCGCGAAGGGGAGCGGTTCCTCTTCGACTGCGGCGAGGGGACCCAGCGGCAGATGATGCGGTTCGGAACCGGCTTCGACGTCTCTCACATCTTCGTCACGCACCTCCACGGCGATCACATCCTCGGGATTCCGGGGCTGATCCAGTCGCTCGACTTCAACGACCGCACCGACCCGCTGGCGATCCACGTCCCCCCGGGCGCCCGCGGGGAGATCGAGAGTCTGGTCCACGCCGGCGGTCACCGTCCCGGCTACCCGGTCCGGATCCACGAGGTCGCGCCGGGGTCGGTCGCCTACGACGCCGAGGCGTTCGCGGTCCGCACCGTCGAGACCGAACACCGCACCCGCTCGATGGGGTACGCGCTGGTCGAGGACGACCGCCCCGGGCGCTTCGACCGGGAGCGGGCCGAGGAACTCGGCGTGCCGGTCGGGCCGAAGTTCGGCCGTCTCCACGAGGGCGAGTCGGTCGAACTCGACGACGGGCGCGTGATCGACCCCGAACAGGTGGTCGGCGAGCCACGCCCCGGTCGGCGGCTGGTGTACACCGGCGACACCCGTCCGGTCGAGGCGGTCGTCGAGGCGGCCGCGGACGCCGACCTCCTGATCCACGACGCGACGTTCGCGGCCGACGCGGCCGCGCGGGCCCGCCGGACCGGCCACTCGACCGCGCGCGAGGCCGCCGAGGTGGCCGCCCGCGCCGGCGCCAAGCGACTCGCCCTGACCCACATCTCCTCGCGGTACGCCGGGGAGTGGGAGCGGCTCGAACGGGACGCACGGGAGGTCTTCGACGGCGAGTGCTTCGTCGCGAGCGACGGCCAGACCGTCGAGGTTCCCTACCCCGAGTGA
- a CDS encoding CPBP family intramembrane glutamic endopeptidase — translation MGPRTLLWNDGERRPRALLRVALLVVVTASLVVGTSLGVGSVGGVGAFRAALAASVGEAVAAAAGAAAGIVLVGGVVSLSILIAGRYVDRRRLRDFGFRTDRGWWLDFGFGLALGAGLMTLIFALSLAAGWVRITGTLRPRDGFAARFLGLVVVFVVVGVYEELLARGYLLTNAAEGLVGWTGERGAVVGAVCLSSLVFGLAHANNPNATALSTVAIVLAGGMLAAGYVLTGELAAPIGLHITWNLFQGGVYGFPVSGLGVDASVLVVVVSGPRLLTGGDFGPEAGLLGVGAMVVGTAVIALWTRWRTGALRIDPSVTTPDLRETGPEDDVDPNRWEPRPEE, via the coding sequence ATGGGGCCACGGACGCTGCTGTGGAACGACGGCGAACGTCGGCCGCGGGCGCTCCTGCGGGTCGCGTTGCTGGTCGTCGTCACGGCCTCGCTGGTCGTCGGGACGAGCCTGGGAGTCGGGAGCGTCGGGGGCGTCGGCGCGTTCCGGGCGGCGCTGGCGGCGTCGGTCGGCGAGGCCGTCGCCGCGGCCGCCGGCGCCGCCGCGGGCATCGTGCTCGTGGGCGGCGTCGTCTCCCTGTCGATCCTGATCGCCGGGCGGTACGTCGACCGGCGTCGCCTGCGGGACTTCGGGTTCCGGACGGACCGGGGGTGGTGGCTCGACTTCGGGTTCGGCCTCGCGCTCGGCGCGGGGCTGATGACGCTGATCTTCGCCCTCTCGCTCGCCGCCGGGTGGGTCCGGATCACGGGAACCCTCCGCCCGCGCGACGGCTTCGCCGCCCGGTTTCTCGGCCTCGTCGTCGTCTTCGTCGTCGTCGGCGTCTACGAGGAACTGCTCGCGCGGGGCTACCTCCTGACGAACGCCGCGGAGGGGCTGGTCGGGTGGACCGGGGAGCGGGGCGCCGTCGTCGGGGCCGTCTGCCTCTCGTCGCTCGTGTTCGGCCTCGCACACGCCAACAACCCGAACGCGACGGCGCTGAGCACCGTCGCCATCGTGCTCGCGGGGGGAATGCTCGCGGCGGGGTACGTCCTGACGGGCGAACTCGCCGCGCCGATCGGCCTGCATATCACCTGGAACCTGTTTCAGGGCGGCGTCTACGGCTTCCCCGTCTCCGGCCTCGGCGTCGACGCGAGCGTCCTCGTCGTCGTGGTGTCGGGGCCACGGCTCCTCACCGGCGGCGACTTCGGGCCCGAGGCGGGGCTGCTCGGAGTCGGCGCGATGGTCGTCGGCACGGCCGTCATCGCCCTGTGGACACGGTGGCGGACGGGCGCCCTGCGCATCGACCCGTCGGTGACGACCCCGGACCTGCGCGAGACGGGTCCCGAGGACGACGTCGACCCGAACCGATGGGAGCCACGGCCCGAGGAGTGA
- a CDS encoding methyltransferase domain-containing protein gives MYGLELAGEDDAFAAREAACAATGVEVVAPGLATARGVDADRLRSLAYTHRASHLLGHAAASVADARALVEAATMDRTGSVAVRARDVRGTAGVDTRRAERALGSALVDRGFTVDLDTPDHELRACFAGDTCLVGWLVAESVRDYGDRRPTDRPFFQPGSMAPLDARALVNLAGVDPGDRLLDPMCGTGGVLIEAGLVGARPVGIDAQRKMVRGARENCRAYLDTEPSIVRGDATRLPLGDDAVSAVVFDAPYGRQSKIERHTLADLVGGALTAARRVAPRAVVVGDRSWSEAARAAGWTVEATFERRVHGSLVRHVHLLR, from the coding sequence GTGTACGGTCTCGAACTCGCCGGCGAGGACGACGCCTTCGCCGCCCGGGAAGCCGCGTGTGCGGCGACGGGGGTCGAGGTGGTCGCGCCCGGCCTCGCGACGGCCCGCGGCGTCGACGCCGACCGCCTCCGGTCGCTCGCCTACACCCACCGCGCCAGCCACCTGCTCGGACACGCCGCCGCGAGCGTCGCGGACGCCCGGGCGCTGGTCGAGGCGGCGACGATGGACCGGACGGGCAGCGTCGCCGTCCGCGCCCGCGACGTGCGGGGCACCGCGGGGGTCGACACCCGCCGCGCCGAGCGAGCCCTGGGTTCGGCCCTCGTCGACCGCGGCTTCACCGTCGACCTCGACACCCCCGATCACGAACTCCGGGCGTGTTTCGCGGGCGACACCTGTCTCGTCGGCTGGCTCGTCGCCGAGAGCGTCCGCGACTACGGCGACCGCCGCCCCACCGACCGCCCCTTCTTCCAGCCGGGGAGCATGGCGCCCCTCGACGCCCGTGCGCTCGTCAACCTCGCGGGCGTCGACCCCGGGGACCGCCTCCTCGATCCGATGTGTGGCACCGGCGGCGTCCTGATCGAGGCGGGACTGGTCGGCGCCCGGCCCGTCGGGATCGACGCCCAGCGGAAGATGGTGCGTGGCGCCCGCGAGAACTGTCGAGCGTACCTCGACACCGAGCCGTCGATCGTCCGTGGGGACGCCACCCGTCTCCCCCTCGGCGACGATGCCGTCTCTGCCGTCGTCTTCGACGCGCCCTACGGTCGGCAGTCGAAGATCGAACGCCACACGCTCGCCGACCTCGTGGGCGGTGCGCTGACGGCGGCACGCCGGGTCGCACCCCGGGCGGTCGTCGTCGGCGACCGATCCTGGAGCGAGGCGGCGCGCGCGGCCGGGTGGACCGTCGAGGCGACCTTCGAGCGACGGGTCCACGGATCGCTCGTGCGCCACGTCCACCTGCTCCGGTGA
- a CDS encoding AAA family ATPase has translation MDAPLWTDEHSPSLDDLPQSSVRDRLRRAVDEPMNLVVQGPPGAGKTAAVRALAETAHADPANDLVEINVADFFGRTKKELREDPRFEQFLAGRSRMAKRDMINRVLKESASYAPVSGEYKTIVLDNAEAIREDFQQALRRVMEQYHRTTQFVIVTRQPSTLIAPIRSRCFPVPVRAPTTDEIEAVVEGILEAEDVPYDDDGLEFVAGYAEGDLRRAILGAQTTAEQADEVTMSTVHETLRDVGHDDDLESILAAAESGDLTDARKTVGTLLDDEGYDGQSLLADLLSVARKRYDGEELARLHRLAGDVDHDLVTGTDDRLHLAHLLATWGARGEGRP, from the coding sequence ATGGACGCCCCGCTCTGGACGGACGAACACTCGCCGAGCCTCGACGACCTACCGCAGTCGTCGGTCCGCGACCGACTCCGGCGGGCGGTCGACGAACCGATGAACCTCGTCGTCCAGGGGCCGCCGGGGGCCGGCAAGACGGCGGCCGTCCGCGCCCTGGCCGAGACCGCCCACGCGGACCCCGCGAACGACCTCGTGGAGATCAACGTCGCGGACTTCTTCGGCCGCACGAAGAAGGAACTCCGCGAGGACCCCCGGTTCGAGCAGTTCCTCGCCGGGCGGTCCCGGATGGCGAAACGCGACATGATCAACCGCGTCCTGAAGGAGTCCGCGAGCTACGCCCCGGTGTCGGGCGAGTACAAGACCATCGTCCTCGACAACGCCGAGGCGATCCGGGAGGACTTCCAGCAGGCCCTCCGGCGGGTGATGGAGCAGTACCACCGAACCACCCAGTTCGTGATCGTCACCCGCCAGCCCTCGACGCTCATCGCCCCCATCCGATCCCGGTGTTTCCCGGTGCCGGTCCGAGCCCCGACGACCGACGAGATCGAGGCCGTCGTCGAGGGGATCCTGGAGGCCGAGGACGTCCCCTACGACGACGACGGGTTGGAGTTCGTGGCCGGCTACGCCGAGGGCGACCTCAGGCGAGCGATCCTCGGCGCGCAGACGACGGCCGAGCAGGCCGACGAGGTGACGATGTCGACGGTTCACGAGACGCTGCGGGACGTGGGGCACGACGACGACCTGGAGTCCATCCTCGCGGCCGCGGAGTCGGGGGACCTGACCGACGCCCGGAAGACCGTCGGGACGCTCCTCGACGACGAGGGGTACGACGGCCAGTCCCTGCTCGCGGACCTGCTCTCCGTGGCCCGCAAGCGCTACGACGGCGAGGAACTCGCCCGCCTCCACCGGCTGGCCGGCGACGTCGACCACGACCTGGTGACCGGAACCGACGACCGACTCCACCTCGCGCACCTCCTGGCGACGTGGGGGGCGCGGGGCGAGGGGCGGCCGTGA
- a CDS encoding TATA-box-binding protein, whose product MTDPKETINIENVVASTGIGQELDLQSVAMDLEGADYDPEQFPGLVYRTQNPKSAALIFRSGKIVCTGAKSTADVHESLHIVFDKLRDLRIDVDEEPDIVVQNIVTSADLGRNLNLNAIAIGLGLENIEYEPEQFPGLVYRLDDPDVVALLFGSGKLVITGGKQPEDAEEAVDVIVSRLEDLGLLE is encoded by the coding sequence ATGACCGATCCCAAGGAGACGATAAACATCGAGAACGTGGTGGCTTCTACCGGCATCGGACAGGAACTCGACCTCCAGAGCGTCGCCATGGACCTAGAGGGGGCGGATTACGACCCCGAACAGTTTCCCGGCCTCGTCTATCGGACACAGAACCCGAAGTCGGCGGCGCTGATCTTCCGCTCGGGCAAGATCGTCTGCACGGGCGCGAAGTCGACGGCCGACGTCCACGAGAGCCTGCACATCGTCTTCGACAAGCTCCGCGACCTGCGGATCGACGTCGACGAGGAACCCGACATCGTCGTCCAGAACATCGTCACGAGCGCGGACCTGGGGCGCAACCTCAACCTGAACGCCATCGCCATCGGGCTGGGTCTGGAGAACATCGAGTACGAACCCGAGCAGTTCCCGGGACTGGTCTACCGGCTCGACGACCCCGACGTGGTCGCGCTCCTCTTCGGCTCCGGCAAACTCGTCATCACGGGTGGCAAACAGCCCGAGGACGCCGAGGAAGCCGTCGACGTCATCGTCTCCCGACTCGAAGACCTCGGTCTCCTGGAGTAG
- a CDS encoding DUF7473 family protein — MGPLQTGVGSAPPLAVAGTVALFALFLSVTAHIAARNVLGDVPIKNAFLIGPVPAAVAVVAAALELPSIPAVLVALGLDAVLVHYVYDLDRRLTAGVTAIHAVVSVILGSVVFSLYVLVRSAPG; from the coding sequence ATGGGTCCCCTGCAGACGGGCGTCGGATCGGCGCCGCCGCTCGCCGTCGCCGGCACCGTCGCCCTCTTTGCCCTGTTTCTCTCCGTGACCGCCCACATCGCCGCCAGAAACGTCCTCGGCGACGTCCCGATCAAGAACGCGTTCCTGATCGGCCCCGTCCCCGCCGCCGTCGCCGTCGTCGCTGCGGCACTCGAACTGCCCTCCATCCCCGCCGTCCTGGTGGCGCTCGGCCTCGACGCCGTCCTCGTCCACTACGTCTACGACCTCGACCGTCGGCTCACCGCCGGCGTCACGGCTATCCACGCCGTCGTCAGCGTCATCCTGGGCAGTGTCGTCTTCAGCCTCTACGTGCTCGTCCGCTCGGCGCCGGGGTGA